Below is a genomic region from Zavarzinella sp..
ATGAGGTAGTCTGTTAGTTACATTGGTAAACAAGGATAAAAACATGGCCAACACAGAAAAAATATCTCTGGCCAAGGCATTGAAGTTAAAAAATCGCCTGGTGGGTCAGATCTCGAAATTAACCCAGGATGTGCAGTTGTATAACTCCACCCAGGAAGGATCAGAAGCGATTGATGTACGTGCACGTTTTGAACTGCGTGCCCAGACAGTAGCAACCCTGACTCAGTTGAAGTATGCCATCTATCTGGCGAACCAGCCAGTGCAGAACCTGATTTTTGAACTGGCAGAACGCAAAGCGGAAGTGGCACTGCTTTCTGGTTTAAGCACCAAGCACGGTGTGTACAAGGAAGGTTACCCCACCGCTGGGGATATCAATTATCTGGCACAGTTCCGTAAGGCGGATATCGATGCCATGGTAAAGAAACTGGAATACCAGATCGATCTGCTGCAGGATCGCCTGGATGTGCATAACCACCAGACCACGGTGGAAGTGGATAGTGCTGTGCTGGCACAGGAAATTGATGCGTAATGTGCGTACGGTCACGGCGGAGGGTTGAGCAGCACAAATAGTTTTGGAGGCCCTACGCTGCGTTAGCGTATTACACCACAGATGGGGATCTGAAGATCAACGATGGGGATACCGAGTGTCAAGATTCAAGGTTTCCATACTGTCATTGATCAAGGCTGAAAAAGCAAACCTCATTTTTTCATTACTGCTTGTGTTGTATACCTCCGTCGTGACTCTTTTTTTCAGGTGTTAGCCCAGTGTAAGTAAAGCACTGGGGATTCTTACTTCAGCATCTCCTTCCACCCACAAAGATCAGACAATGCTGCGTTGCCCCCACAAATTAAGATCACCAAATGATCTGTGGGCTGAAAACTGCCTTTCAAGCGATCTGCTGCAGCCAGACAACAGGCAGCGGCAGGTTCTGCCAGAACTTTGGCACGTTCCAGCAGAAACACCAGCCACTTCACTGTATCTGCATCAGAAACAACCTGGATTTCCTTCGTAAACTGTCTGGCCATATGCAGTGTCATCGGCGAGACTTTCGGTGCACCCAGGGTGCGGGCAATTGAGGTGATTGCAGGCAATTCGACTGGCTGCCCGGCTGCAAATGCGTGGGCCATCGCATCCGCACCCGACGTTTCCACGCCAGTCAACTTTATGTGGGGGTTGGCAGCACGCAACGCCGTCCCCACGCCGGCAAATAATCCACCTCCACCAATACTGACCACCACATGTGTAGCATCGGGTGCGTCTTCCAGAATTTCCAGACCGATCGTTCCCTGACCCGCAGCCACCAGTGGATCATCAAACGGATGGACGAGTGTTCTGCCTTCCTGCTGCAGTTCATCGGCACGCCGAAACGCTGCATGGATGTTTTCCGTCAGCAAAACAGTGGCACCGTAACTGCGGGTAGCGGCCAGATAATTCTCTGGCGTGGAGCTTGGCATGCACACAACGGCATCAATTCCTAACGTGCTGGCCGCGAAAGCAACTCCCTGAGCATGGTTCCCCCCACTGACAGCGACAACGCCGTGCTGTTTCTGTTCCGGTGCCAGCGACAGCATTTTGTTGAATGCCCCACGTGGCTTGAACGAGCCTGTTTTCTGAAAACATTCTAATTTCAAGGATACTTTGGCACCAAAGTACGTGCTCAACGTGGTGTTATATAACAAGGGTGTTTTGGAAAGATAGGGCTCCAGCTGCTTTTTCGCAGCCTGGATCATTTCAATGGTCAGCATCAGTTCCGCCTCGTCAAATCATTTCCGCACAATCTTATGCCCACCTGATGCTGGGAGTTTGCAATTTTGCAAAATCGGCACACAATTTAGATCATGTGGCCTTCCTCATACTTAATGGGATGAAAATCATCCCTGCGAAAATGAAATTTCTCTCATAATGCTGCCTCACCTCATTACGGGAATCAATAAGATATTCGTTTGTCAATTAGATTGCCTGTCATTCATACAACACTGTTGACCGAGAACAGGCAACTTTATGCCCGATTGGCACGGGGACCCGCAACATGTTCTTACTTGAAATGATCCCCTTGGTGCTACTTCTGGGGCTGGTGGTATTTGCTCGCTGGCCGCTGAACCGTGCTGCACCTCTTTCGCTGGCAGCGATGGTCGTCTACCGCCTTGTTCAGCAGAATTTAATTATTGCCGCACCACTGAAAGGGTTGTTGGTGGGGATCGATATCTGCCTGATCCTGGTGGGAGCGATGGCCTTTCTGGAGCATTTGAAAAGCAACGGTCAAATTACGCAGATTCAGGAAGAACTGGGGCGTATGACCACCAACAAAGTGGTGCAGGCCTTATTGCTGGCGTGGATTTTCGGCTCTTTTGTTGAAGGAATTTCCGGTTTTGGGACACCGGCGATGTTGATTGCCCCACTCATGGTGGCCTTGGGCTTTCGCCCACTGAGTGCCGTGGTGGTCTGTCTGCTGGCGAACAGCACCGCAGTGATCTTTGGTGCGGTCGGCACGCCCGTCACCGTCGGTTTTGAGGGATTATTTACCGATGCGGGCTTTGTGCGCAAAGCGGCATTGGTTTCACTGCTCTCTTCCTGGCTGATCCCCTTTTTCATTGTGCGAAGCATTGTGAAGCTGGAAGAATTGCCAGGAGTGTCCTTCCGAGAACAAATCCGCCTCAGCATGCTTTTCGCGGTCGTCTTTCTGGTGCCGTTTTACCTCTGTGCACGGTGGGCCTACGAATTTGCTTCGATCATCGCCCCGCTGATCGCACTGTTCATCATTCTCGGCATTTACAAGCACCCCCACCCACGGCGGCTGATTCTGGCAATGAAAGCCTATTTTATTGTGATTGTGCTATTAATTCTAAGCCGAATCCTGCTCGGAAAAGTAACCGAAACCATCAACTTAGGCAGTGGCTTGTCGCATACCCTACGGCTGAATAATCCAGGAATTGTGTTTCTGTTGTATGTGCTTGCCGCACGTGGGCAGCGACATATTCGCAGCACTCTGACGAAATTGAGTCGCGTCTTCGTTGCGGTCAGTTCGCTGGCCTGTCTGAGCTATCTATATTTTGTTTCCGGCTTTTTTCACGAAATTGTGGATCAGGTGGGTCGACAGCTCTATTTCCTGCTGGCAATCCCACTTGGGGCGGTTGGCTCTTTTCTTGCCGGCAGTGCGACCGTGTCCAACCTGTTTTTCGCTAATCTGATCCCCACAGTGTATGCGTTGCACCAGCTTGATCCGCAAATTCTGTTGATGATGCAACTACTGGGTGCAGGTGCGGGAAATATGATTGCCCTGCAGAATATGGCAGCGGTACAGGCGGCAGTCTCGTTGCACGATCAGGAAAACCGAATTTTGAAACAAACGCTGATTCCCTGCCTGATCTACATTGCCCTGATGGTGCTGTGGGCCCGCCTGCTGTACTTTTGATCAATAGAGAATTCAATGTGAAATAAAACGAGCACAAAACAGAAATTACTGCTTCGGTGCGGTGCCTTCTTTGTAGCCTTTTTCTTTCGGATTGGTGGTGATAAAGATGGCGCCGTCGTCCTGGCTGCCTGCAGGGCCGTTTTTCACGTACCAGCCCCAGTTTTTGTCTTCACAGAGCTTGTTCATCAGCTCTTCCAGAGTAATCTGCTTGGCTTTAATCGTGAAGCGACTGGTCAAAGTTACACCTGCGCCGGGCAGTGGCTTGACTCGAATGGTGCCTCCACCCGCATCTTTTACCAGGCTGGGGATTTCATCCGTAATGATGGTCCGAAGGAACACGTTGTCAAAGTCCACATCGAGCTTCAGTGGTAACTTCTTGGTGCGTGTTGCCTTGAAGCCCGGGTACTCTTTGGTTTGTGCGTCCGCCGCAGCAGTGACTGCCAGCGTGGCAGCAACGGCAAATAAAGTGAAAAAACGCCCCATGGTGAGGTCTCCCAAGTGTAAAAACAGCCTTTTCTGAACAAAAG
It encodes:
- a CDS encoding threonine/serine dehydratase encodes the protein MLTIEMIQAAKKQLEPYLSKTPLLYNTTLSTYFGAKVSLKLECFQKTGSFKPRGAFNKMLSLAPEQKQHGVVAVSGGNHAQGVAFAASTLGIDAVVCMPSSTPENYLAATRSYGATVLLTENIHAAFRRADELQQEGRTLVHPFDDPLVAAGQGTIGLEILEDAPDATHVVVSIGGGGLFAGVGTALRAANPHIKLTGVETSGADAMAHAFAAGQPVELPAITSIARTLGAPKVSPMTLHMARQFTKEIQVVSDADTVKWLVFLLERAKVLAEPAAACCLAAADRLKGSFQPTDHLVILICGGNAALSDLCGWKEMLK
- a CDS encoding L-lactate permease, whose protein sequence is MFLLEMIPLVLLLGLVVFARWPLNRAAPLSLAAMVVYRLVQQNLIIAAPLKGLLVGIDICLILVGAMAFLEHLKSNGQITQIQEELGRMTTNKVVQALLLAWIFGSFVEGISGFGTPAMLIAPLMVALGFRPLSAVVVCLLANSTAVIFGAVGTPVTVGFEGLFTDAGFVRKAALVSLLSSWLIPFFIVRSIVKLEELPGVSFREQIRLSMLFAVVFLVPFYLCARWAYEFASIIAPLIALFIILGIYKHPHPRRLILAMKAYFIVIVLLILSRILLGKVTETINLGSGLSHTLRLNNPGIVFLLYVLAARGQRHIRSTLTKLSRVFVAVSSLACLSYLYFVSGFFHEIVDQVGRQLYFLLAIPLGAVGSFLAGSATVSNLFFANLIPTVYALHQLDPQILLMMQLLGAGAGNMIALQNMAAVQAAVSLHDQENRILKQTLIPCLIYIALMVLWARLLYF